DNA sequence from the Trichocoleus desertorum ATA4-8-CV12 genome:
AGGAACTGCTAACTCCCCTAATGACTTTTTTCACTGAGCGGGGGCGGTTGCCAACCCTAGAAGAGTTGCCTGAAACTGCAACACTCAACAGTGAGTTTGGCAACCTAAAGCGGGCCTTCCAGATCGTTCTGCAAGCTACAAACCCGCAAGAGTGGGATGCGATTAGCGATCGCCGCCGTCAAGATTTGTTAGTTTATTTGGCGTTGAGCCATTTTAGTCGTCGTCCCAAGCTACGGGATTTAACACCCGTGGTTCAGAATGACATCAGGAGTCTGTTCGGGGGCTATCAACAAGCTTGTGCTGCGGCAGATCTAATGTTGATGACCTTAGGCAATCTGGAGGTAGTTGAGGAACGCTGCAAGAGTAGTGCGATCGGGCAAAAGCGACCGAATTCACTGTGGGTTCATGTGTCGGCGATCGAGGCACTTGATCCTTTGCTTCGGCTCTACGAAGGTTGTGCCTCTCGCACGATCGGTCGCCCCCAGGAAGCCAACGTCGTTAAATTTCACTTCCGCAAGCCTAAGATTTCTTATTTGTTCTATCCAGCCTTTGACACTGATCCTCATCCTGCGCTGCACACGAGCATGCAGATTGATCTGCGGGATTTGCACGTTCACTACCGTGACTATGACCCAAAGGACAATCCACCCCTACTGCATCAGAAGGATCTGCTCGTCACGACCGAATATGCTCTCTATGCGAAGTTTGCTAAGCTAACTCGTCAAGAATCAGATTGGGGGTTACTGGATGATATAAGGAGCATTAGCGATCGCCGAGGTTGGCAAAAGTGCTTAGAGGAGCATTGTGCTGAATTAAAGGGGCATCGTGTATTGTGGCGAAAAGATGCTGACCCCTATCAGGTGAAGTTAGTGCGATCGGCTATTCGTGCAAAGCAGGCAGGGCGAACAGCATCTGCCGCAGAATCTGCTGGCTGATTTCAAGCTCTACCAATAATGACTCGGATGCCATCTGTTATTTCCTAGGTTAAAAATTGAGGAAGATATGCCCTAAAAACACGATATGGCTGATTCGCCCAAATCCACCGAAGCATCCTCTCCTTCCCCAGAGCCTACCTCCGAATCTAACAAACCTAGCCCGGAGCGTCGCTTTATTCAACGGCAGGTGGTACAGCCTTTAATTCAGTGGATGCCATTGGGAGGCAGTGGCTGGCTATTTGCTAGCTTTTGGTTAAAGCAAGAATGGACACAAGTTCTCCTTACCTTTCCCGTCACGATTGTGACGGCAGTATGGGCAGCTTACAGCAAGAACTTTGTTGAGCGGTTGTCAGAAATTTATGCAGAAAAGGGCAAACAAGATGCCGAAGTCTTAAATCAGTTGCTAGCCAACCTGGATGAGACAATTAAGTGGCAGTTTTCAGGCTTTGAAGCGAAATATCTGGAACTGCAAGCCAAACCTTGCCAAGAATACATAACCGAAGGCTTCAACCCAGATAAAACTGCGATCCCTATGTTGGAGGAAGTCTTCGTCCCGCTCCAGCTCAATGGTTATCTGATTGAGGGTAATGGACGCTTTATTGAGAACAGAAAAGATTCTGCAAAAGCAAACCAATCGTCTGAAGGAATTAATATTTGGGATTTAATTCTCAGATCACGCAAGAATCCAACATTTCGGCAAATGGCGATTCAGGCACAGGGAGGATTTGGCAAAACCACATTGTTACGCCACATTGCCTTGATCTATGGGCAAGGAAAATACCGCCGCTACCGGGCACCAAAACTCATTCCTTTCTTGCTGTACTTGCGTGATTGGCGAGACAAACTATCACAGCCTGAGTTGCCAACTTTGCCCGATCTAATTAAGAACCATTTTCTACCCAAGTTATCGCCCAACAATCCACTCAAGCCCCCACCCGCATGGGTTGAAAACTTGCTGGAGCAGGGGGGAGCATTGGTGATGTTTGATGGCTTTGATGAGTTAGCTGAAGACCAACGTCAACGAGTTAGCCAGTGGATTAGCCAACAAATGCAGGAGTACCATCGCACCACATTCATCATTACATCTCGCCCTGCCGGATTTAAAGACTATGTTGCCAAACGCCCGGCTGTACCACTATTTGTCCAGAAGTTTAAGTCTTACCAACAAGAGCGATTCATCAAGCGGTGGTATCTCTGCCAAGAACGTTGTGCCCGCAGTGAGAAGCAGGCCAACCAAGCAAAAGAGGCCGCTGAGCGCAATGCTCAAAAGTTGTTGACTCAACTGCAAGACCCTGATCGCCCTGAACTGCAAGAGATGGCCGAAAACCCACTCTTGCTCAATATGCTGGCGACATTTCACCGTTTTGATCCGGGCACTGAGTTACCCAAACGGCGCATTGAACTCTACCGAGGGATCTGCAAACT
Encoded proteins:
- a CDS encoding GUN4 domain-containing protein, with the protein product MADSPKSTEASSPSPEPTSESNKPSPERRFIQRQVVQPLIQWMPLGGSGWLFASFWLKQEWTQVLLTFPVTIVTAVWAAYSKNFVERLSEIYAEKGKQDAEVLNQLLANLDETIKWQFSGFEAKYLELQAKPCQEYITEGFNPDKTAIPMLEEVFVPLQLNGYLIEGNGRFIENRKDSAKANQSSEGINIWDLILRSRKNPTFRQMAIQAQGGFGKTTLLRHIALIYGQGKYRRYRAPKLIPFLLYLRDWRDKLSQPELPTLPDLIKNHFLPKLSPNNPLKPPPAWVENLLEQGGALVMFDGFDELAEDQRQRVSQWISQQMQEYHRTTFIITSRPAGFKDYVAKRPAVPLFVQKFKSYQQERFIKRWYLCQERCARSEKQANQAKEAAERNAQKLLTQLQDPDRPELQEMAENPLLLNMLATFHRFDPGTELPKRRIELYRGICKLQLEDRPRARGIPMLLPYEKSHQVLQSLALAMVKRSSPRVSCQSLISFLKKHPLLKQEDVGAEALLKQMVQISELLVERELGYYEFPHLSFQGYFAASFLAQNHIKSLALVRENWDKASWRETILLYSAQLPPRLMTDVIQQVCDLGKEAAQLAYDCLREYRNPEKLDPGLEQELRALTSTVQTLRYTKLEEYLKSRHWKEADQETYRLMITTVGRTEGEWFEPEELLTFPRDELRAIDALWVKYSHGMFGFSVQKQIYVGCGAKLDGKFPGDEIWWEFGNLMGWRRNGKWLSYSQVVGTSFSLPNTILPVIGTLYYGVDALVSAGACSLLSHKDL